From a single Ignavibacteria bacterium genomic region:
- the rlmB gene encoding 23S rRNA (guanosine(2251)-2'-O)-methyltransferase RlmB, with product MVIAGRKPVLEALKATAKVDIVFFQRGIKGELLKEISELAGKKRIQVSEIDPKKFADLTRGHETTQGVAAKVQAFQTVALQELISFSLKRNKLLLALDSVQDPHNLGAIIRSAECAGVDGIIVTKHGSAPLNITAFKTSAGAAAHMKIAEVNNLVTAIEECQKAGFWSVGLALEDTPHKPKIDYTSPLLIISGNEEKGIRRLVKDKCDFIVTIPMLGKIQSLNVSVATGVTLFNILRERGIW from the coding sequence ATCGTAATAGCGGGCAGAAAACCCGTTTTGGAAGCTCTTAAAGCGACTGCCAAAGTTGATATTGTCTTTTTTCAAAGGGGTATCAAAGGCGAACTCTTAAAGGAAATCTCTGAACTCGCAGGTAAAAAACGGATTCAGGTCTCGGAAATAGACCCCAAGAAATTCGCCGATCTTACCCGCGGACATGAAACCACCCAGGGAGTCGCTGCAAAGGTTCAGGCATTTCAGACAGTTGCACTTCAGGAACTGATTTCGTTCTCCCTAAAAAGAAACAAACTCCTTCTCGCACTCGATTCCGTGCAGGATCCCCACAATCTCGGTGCCATCATCCGGTCTGCAGAGTGTGCTGGTGTTGACGGAATCATAGTCACAAAACATGGAAGTGCCCCCTTAAACATCACCGCATTCAAAACCTCGGCAGGTGCAGCCGCACATATGAAAATTGCAGAAGTGAACAACCTCGTGACTGCCATCGAAGAGTGTCAGAAAGCAGGCTTTTGGTCTGTCGGACTCGCCCTCGAAGACACTCCGCACAAACCCAAAATTGACTACACATCCCCCCTCCTCATAATCTCCGGAAATGAAGAAAAAGGCATCCGCCGCCTCGTAAAAGACAAATGCGACTTCATCGTAACCATCCCCATGCTTGGAAAAATTCAATCCCTCAATGTATCCGTCGCTACAGGCGTCACCCTCTTCAATATCCTCAGAGAAAGAGGAATTTGGTAG
- a CDS encoding aminotransferase class I/II-fold pyridoxal phosphate-dependent enzyme yields the protein MKNEINDLLGMFLGPKGENTPLFKELLLKVVDSHDAIRKSAFPEDTSLFTESQASQSLISELNKFLELQKKNLPYFHPRYSAQMLKDPTIPSVLGYLAFILSNPNNHAWEGGPVTTEMELEVTDTLLKMCGFKTGWGHLASGGSLANTEALWAARDHYGNGRVFFSEVSHYSWKRICKILSIDSYEEVAVDGNFRMNLNSLEDALKKCSKPLMVIANFGSTGAGTADDIEGILELKKKYNFHLHIDAAYGGFFRSCILDDDFNLLPFNPEGDISLHSYTQMKHFAEADSITIDPHKQGFMQYGAGAVIYKDEALRGTLSNTAPYTYHKTDKPNIGMFSLEGSRPGSMAAACYLTYKVMPPVASGLGQLLNLSIASANKFHSLIEESDKFKNFNRPDLDICTFYANKATSAKEINNANLAIYQKLSVENPEAEFIISKFVTSAEIAARAIPGLINPDNENFSALRSVFMKHWNALDDFRYVKLLVEKLENEG from the coding sequence ATGAAAAACGAAATCAATGATCTGCTCGGAATGTTTCTTGGACCGAAAGGCGAAAACACACCCCTTTTCAAGGAGCTCCTCCTCAAAGTGGTGGACAGTCACGATGCGATAAGAAAATCCGCCTTCCCTGAAGACACATCCCTTTTTACGGAGTCACAGGCATCGCAGTCATTGATTTCAGAACTGAATAAATTTCTCGAACTTCAGAAGAAAAATCTCCCTTATTTCCATCCCCGCTATTCAGCTCAGATGCTGAAAGACCCTACAATCCCCTCTGTTCTTGGGTATCTGGCGTTTATCCTCTCAAATCCGAATAATCATGCCTGGGAGGGAGGTCCCGTAACCACGGAGATGGAACTGGAAGTAACGGATACACTTCTGAAAATGTGCGGATTCAAAACCGGTTGGGGGCATCTCGCTAGCGGCGGCTCACTTGCAAATACCGAAGCCCTTTGGGCTGCCCGCGATCATTACGGAAACGGAAGGGTCTTCTTTTCGGAAGTGTCACACTACTCATGGAAAAGAATCTGTAAAATCTTGAGCATCGACTCCTATGAGGAAGTGGCGGTTGACGGAAATTTTAGAATGAACCTCAACTCCCTCGAAGACGCCCTGAAGAAGTGCAGCAAACCACTGATGGTTATCGCCAATTTTGGCTCCACAGGCGCAGGAACCGCTGACGACATCGAAGGCATTCTCGAACTGAAAAAGAAATACAATTTCCATCTCCACATCGACGCAGCCTATGGTGGATTTTTCAGATCGTGCATCCTCGATGATGACTTCAATCTTCTGCCGTTCAATCCTGAAGGAGACATTTCGCTCCATTCATACACCCAAATGAAGCATTTTGCAGAAGCTGATTCAATTACCATCGACCCGCACAAACAGGGTTTTATGCAATATGGCGCCGGTGCCGTTATCTACAAGGATGAGGCTCTGAGAGGTACCCTCTCAAACACGGCTCCCTACACATATCATAAAACCGACAAACCAAACATTGGAATGTTTTCTCTTGAAGGAAGCAGGCCCGGATCAATGGCCGCAGCCTGTTACCTGACATATAAGGTGATGCCTCCCGTTGCCTCCGGACTGGGACAACTCCTCAATCTCTCGATAGCATCGGCAAACAAATTTCATTCCCTCATCGAAGAATCGGACAAATTCAAAAATTTCAACAGACCCGACCTCGATATCTGTACCTTCTACGCCAATAAAGCCACTTCAGCAAAAGAGATCAACAACGCTAATCTCGCAATTTATCAAAAACTCTCCGTCGAAAACCCCGAAGCAGAGTTCATCATCTCAAAATTCGTCACATCCGCCGAGATTGCTGCCCGTGCCATCCCCGGACTGATAAATCCCGACAACGAAAACTTCTCAGCACTCCGTTCCGTCTTCATGAAACACTGGAATGCCCTCGACGACTTCAGATATGTGAAACTCCTCGTGGAAAAACTGGAAAACGAAGGATGA
- a CDS encoding MarR family transcriptional regulator, which yields MRLEEEIKQKKFKDEYQKAVVNLIYTNNWLVAKHSPIMRKFGLTVQQYNILRILRGQYPNPATVNLLKERMLDKMSDASRLVDRLLEKGLLMRKSCEIDRRRVDITITQEGLDILSKIDVAEEQMYKHLKNITLEEATILNDLLDKLRG from the coding sequence ATGCGCTTAGAAGAAGAGATCAAACAGAAAAAATTCAAAGACGAATACCAGAAAGCGGTTGTAAATCTGATTTACACCAACAACTGGCTCGTGGCGAAACATTCTCCCATAATGCGGAAATTCGGGCTTACTGTGCAACAGTATAACATCCTTCGCATTCTGAGGGGGCAGTACCCGAATCCGGCAACAGTAAATCTGTTGAAAGAAAGAATGCTCGACAAGATGTCTGATGCTTCCAGACTTGTAGACAGGCTACTGGAGAAGGGATTGCTCATGAGAAAGTCTTGTGAAATCGACAGACGAAGGGTGGACATAACCATAACTCAGGAAGGTCTGGACATACTTTCGAAGATTGATGTAGCAGAGGAACAGATGTATAAACATCTGAAAAATATCACTCTGGAGGAAGCCACAATTCTTAATGATCTCCTCGATAAGCTAAGAGGCTAA
- a CDS encoding prolipoprotein diacylglyceryl transferase, with protein sequence MYPEILTIGPFTVHSYGLMLGISFIVASWMLSKEFERRGVDTNFATEITLLAIVFGVAGSKLFHLLANPGEFRTDPVAAIFSPGGLTFHGGLLLAMLAIFLRMKQKKIPFLFVADAVAPALALAYGIGRIGCHLAGDGDYGLPTDLPWGTNYENGIVKPSLMFLGTEVGKAFPGGMVPDNTPLHPTPIYEFLLMCVLSFGLWKLRTKDWPTGKLFSIYLIFAGLERFMIEFIRLNPRLFLGLSEAQLVALGLFFAGAWGFYYYTWQNPDKPRFVPPDSLKPKKEEKQAAKKTKK encoded by the coding sequence ATGTATCCTGAAATATTGACAATCGGACCCTTTACAGTCCACAGTTACGGCTTGATGCTCGGAATTTCCTTCATTGTCGCAAGCTGGATGCTCTCGAAGGAATTTGAAAGAAGGGGAGTTGATACCAATTTTGCAACTGAAATTACACTTCTCGCCATCGTCTTTGGTGTGGCAGGAAGCAAGCTTTTTCACCTCCTGGCTAATCCCGGTGAATTCAGAACTGACCCGGTAGCTGCGATTTTTTCCCCCGGCGGACTCACATTCCACGGTGGCCTCCTTCTTGCAATGCTTGCAATATTTCTCAGGATGAAACAAAAGAAAATCCCCTTCCTTTTTGTGGCTGATGCAGTTGCCCCGGCACTCGCTCTCGCATACGGAATCGGAAGAATCGGCTGTCACCTCGCAGGTGACGGTGACTACGGTCTGCCAACCGACCTGCCTTGGGGTACCAACTATGAAAACGGTATTGTAAAACCTTCATTGATGTTCCTCGGAACAGAGGTGGGTAAAGCCTTCCCCGGTGGAATGGTGCCCGATAATACCCCTCTGCACCCGACCCCGATCTATGAATTTCTTTTGATGTGTGTTTTGTCATTCGGTTTGTGGAAACTAAGAACAAAAGACTGGCCGACAGGTAAGCTTTTTTCAATCTATCTCATTTTTGCCGGTCTCGAAAGATTCATGATTGAGTTTATCAGACTGAATCCAAGATTGTTTCTCGGACTCAGTGAAGCTCAACTCGTGGCTCTTGGTCTCTTTTTTGCCGGTGCATGGGGCTTCTACTATTACACCTGGCAGAATCCGGATAAACCAAGGTTTGTTCCGCCCGATTCTCTAAAACCGAAAAAAGAAGAAAAACAAGCGGCAAAGAAAACCAAAAAGTGA
- a CDS encoding endonuclease/exonuclease/phosphatase family protein yields MKTLKIFFALLFLVHFSAASQSGEKSIFVASYNVENLFDTIDDPAIDDAQFLPTGESKWDTEKYTTKLKNLARVIDAMNDGKGPDVLGLVEVENLGVIRDLLSNLKSGKNYEIIHYESPDGRGIDVALVYNRALFTTVKSDTAVVTLPNKWPTRSILHAALLAENGKTIHFFVNHWPSRRGGSDESEVNRIAAALRLKTETDKVLKDDPSANIIIMGDFNDEPADKSIVENLQAPELKCPVESPVKGDQLYNIAATKKSKGEGSYKYQGQWNMIDQMIISGNLANNGYICDSYTIFNPEFIQQKGGKYEGSSLPTFGGKKYFGGYSDHFAIYAKFKLAK; encoded by the coding sequence ATGAAAACTCTCAAAATATTCTTTGCTCTCCTGTTTTTGGTTCACTTTTCCGCTGCAAGCCAAAGTGGTGAAAAATCAATTTTTGTGGCATCATACAATGTGGAAAATCTCTTCGACACAATTGATGATCCTGCAATTGATGATGCACAGTTCCTTCCGACAGGGGAATCAAAGTGGGATACTGAAAAATATACAACCAAACTGAAAAATCTCGCCCGCGTTATCGATGCTATGAACGACGGCAAAGGTCCCGATGTACTCGGACTCGTCGAAGTCGAAAACCTTGGGGTGATTCGTGATCTCCTCTCCAATCTTAAATCCGGCAAGAATTACGAGATAATTCATTATGAATCTCCTGACGGAAGGGGTATCGATGTGGCGCTCGTCTACAACAGGGCCCTCTTCACTACGGTGAAATCAGATACGGCTGTGGTAACTCTGCCGAACAAATGGCCAACCCGCTCCATACTCCATGCTGCACTTCTCGCAGAAAACGGAAAAACGATCCACTTTTTTGTGAACCACTGGCCCTCAAGAAGAGGCGGTTCTGATGAGTCGGAAGTGAACAGAATTGCAGCCGCTCTTCGCCTTAAAACGGAAACGGATAAAGTTCTGAAAGATGATCCGTCGGCAAATATTATCATAATGGGCGATTTTAATGACGAGCCAGCCGACAAATCAATCGTTGAAAACCTGCAGGCACCCGAACTCAAATGCCCCGTCGAGTCACCCGTAAAAGGCGATCAGCTATACAATATCGCTGCCACAAAGAAAAGCAAGGGTGAAGGCTCCTACAAATATCAGGGGCAGTGGAACATGATTGACCAGATGATCATCTCGGGAAATCTTGCAAATAACGGATATATCTGCGACTCATATACCATTTTTAACCCCGAATTTATTCAGCAAAAAGGGGGAAAGTACGAGGGTTCTTCACTCCCCACTTTCGGCGGGAAAAAATATTTCGGCGGTTACAGCGACCATTTCGCAATCTATGCAAAATTCAAACTGGCGAAATGA
- a CDS encoding YceI family protein, with amino-acid sequence MRRTLLSLALAVMLTGASFAQSSWSFDKTHSKIGFSVEYMLITDVDGYFKKFDGSVTTAKDDFVGALVSFTVDASSVDTDEPKRDEHLRSEDFFYTQKFPNFTFKSTSMTKVSGNNYKLIGNLTMRGVTKSVTLTGTFGGVKKDPWGNTKAGFKLTGTVNRKDFGINWSKALDGGGFVVGDDVTLNINVTLIKK; translated from the coding sequence ATGAGAAGAACACTTCTTTCATTGGCACTGGCAGTAATGCTTACAGGTGCATCATTTGCTCAGTCATCATGGTCATTTGATAAAACACACTCAAAAATCGGTTTCAGCGTTGAATACATGTTAATCACGGATGTTGACGGATATTTCAAAAAATTTGACGGATCGGTCACAACCGCAAAAGATGATTTTGTGGGTGCTTTGGTCAGTTTTACCGTTGATGCAAGCAGCGTTGATACAGATGAACCCAAAAGAGATGAGCATTTAAGAAGCGAAGACTTTTTTTACACACAAAAATTTCCTAATTTTACATTTAAAAGTACTTCGATGACGAAAGTAAGTGGAAACAACTACAAACTCATTGGAAATCTTACGATGAGAGGTGTAACAAAATCAGTTACTCTTACCGGTACTTTCGGCGGTGTGAAAAAAGATCCATGGGGAAACACAAAAGCCGGATTTAAGCTCACCGGTACGGTAAACAGAAAAGATTTTGGCATTAACTGGAGCAAAGCCCTCGATGGTGGCGGTTTTGTTGTCGGTGATGATGTAACATTAAACATAAATGTAACACTCATTAAAAAATAA
- a CDS encoding ligase-associated DNA damage response exonuclease, producing MARSLLVTTPMGLYSPQGDFYVDPHGYVDKAIISHGHSDHARKVVRNFLAHKDSRQILRTRLGSDISLETLEYGEEIKINGVTVSLHPAGHLLGSSQIRLEYKGNVTVFTGDFGTTENPTCAPFEPVKCDTFITESTFALPIYDWDDPKNISSQINEWWVRNKRDRITSLLLGYSLGKAQRLLASLNPEIGKIYVSSPVEEMNRCYREAGINLPDTLPVEKLIGNRIEPGGIMVAPQANGSEEWLAATGEYTTAFASGWMMVRGRRRMGNIGRGFVLSDHADWKGLLRAVEATDAEKILATHGFSQQFTRYLREKGYDAEPLETAFAGDTGYVREVME from the coding sequence ATGGCAAGAAGTTTACTGGTAACCACTCCCATGGGGCTTTACTCTCCTCAGGGGGATTTTTATGTTGACCCCCACGGTTATGTTGACAAAGCTATAATATCACATGGTCACAGCGATCATGCGAGAAAGGTGGTCAGGAATTTCCTTGCTCATAAAGATTCGCGACAGATTCTAAGAACCAGACTCGGCAGTGACATTTCGCTTGAAACACTCGAATACGGGGAAGAAATCAAGATAAATGGAGTAACCGTTTCTCTTCATCCGGCGGGTCACCTCCTGGGATCATCCCAGATCAGACTTGAATACAAGGGAAATGTAACTGTGTTCACTGGGGATTTTGGCACCACGGAAAATCCAACCTGTGCCCCGTTTGAACCCGTGAAATGTGATACTTTTATTACCGAATCGACTTTTGCCCTGCCGATTTACGACTGGGACGATCCAAAAAACATCTCGAGTCAGATTAATGAGTGGTGGGTGAGGAACAAAAGAGATAGAATAACCTCCCTCCTTTTGGGTTACTCACTCGGTAAGGCACAGCGGTTACTGGCATCGCTAAACCCCGAAATTGGAAAAATTTATGTCTCCAGTCCTGTAGAGGAGATGAATCGGTGCTACCGTGAGGCGGGTATAAATCTGCCCGATACGCTTCCTGTTGAGAAACTGATTGGTAACCGGATTGAACCCGGAGGCATCATGGTTGCACCTCAGGCAAACGGTTCAGAAGAATGGCTTGCCGCAACCGGAGAATATACCACTGCTTTTGCTTCAGGTTGGATGATGGTTCGGGGAAGACGACGGATGGGGAACATCGGGCGGGGGTTTGTTCTTTCAGATCATGCCGACTGGAAAGGGCTTCTTCGGGCTGTGGAAGCAACTGATGCTGAAAAGATATTGGCAACTCACGGATTTTCGCAGCAGTTCACCCGCTACCTCAGAGAGAAGGGATATGACGCTGAGCCGTTGGAGACAGCCTTTGCCGGTGACACGGGGTATGTAAGGGAGGTGATGGAATGA
- a CDS encoding ATP-dependent DNA ligase, with protein sequence MREFAELFRDLEETTSSNGKQEALLKFFSTAPEKDQIYVIAFLSGNRPKRAVKVTDMRAWGAEAAAIPLWLFEECYENVGDLAETISLLVKGSGTGSRKSLSDWVEEVILPLGKMTLEEQKEVLLTAWESLGSDERFVFTKLISGGFRIGVSTQTIVKALSAHTGIDQNVLTHRLMGKWQPTLEFYRYLVSKNEETEDISKPYPFCLANPLDVPRESLGDSGLWLAEWKYDGIRAQLIKRRGEIFIWSRGEEIINDQLPEIVESAKSLPDGVVLDGELLIWEDNSPQSFAKMQKRIGRKTVSQKMMKEYPVTFLVFDILELSGQDIRSIKLAERREKLEVLLKGGGSGRLILSPSIQFSDFEELEEIRSRSRERSFEGVMLKRLDSVYQTGRKRGDWWKWKVDPWTVDAVLLYAQAGHGRRAGLFTDYTFAVWDHGRLVPFAKAYSGLTDEEIVEVDRFVKQNTIEKFGPVRSVTPKLVFEIAFEGIQLSSRHKCGVAVRFPRIKRWRKDLSIKDADSLDQLKKIVTPGTM encoded by the coding sequence ATGAGAGAGTTTGCAGAACTTTTCAGAGACCTCGAAGAGACCACAAGCAGCAACGGAAAGCAGGAAGCCCTTTTAAAATTTTTTTCCACAGCTCCCGAAAAAGATCAGATTTATGTAATTGCCTTCCTTTCAGGGAACAGGCCCAAAAGAGCAGTTAAAGTTACTGACATGAGAGCCTGGGGAGCGGAGGCGGCCGCAATTCCCCTTTGGTTGTTCGAGGAGTGCTATGAAAATGTCGGCGATCTGGCAGAAACCATTTCACTGCTGGTAAAAGGAAGCGGGACGGGGAGCAGGAAAAGTCTATCGGATTGGGTGGAGGAGGTGATACTTCCATTGGGCAAAATGACACTTGAGGAGCAAAAGGAAGTCCTTCTTACAGCATGGGAGTCGCTTGGGAGTGACGAGAGATTTGTTTTTACAAAGCTGATATCCGGCGGATTTCGGATCGGTGTCTCCACACAAACCATCGTGAAGGCTCTTTCGGCTCATACAGGGATCGACCAAAATGTCCTGACACACCGCCTGATGGGGAAGTGGCAGCCAACTCTTGAGTTTTACAGATATCTTGTTTCAAAAAATGAAGAGACTGAGGATATCAGCAAACCATATCCTTTCTGTCTGGCAAATCCTCTTGATGTTCCTCGCGAAAGCCTGGGAGACTCCGGACTTTGGCTTGCAGAATGGAAATATGACGGAATCAGGGCTCAACTAATAAAAAGGAGGGGTGAAATCTTCATCTGGTCCAGGGGAGAGGAGATAATTAATGATCAGCTCCCTGAGATAGTTGAATCGGCGAAATCACTCCCTGACGGGGTTGTTCTCGACGGTGAATTACTGATATGGGAAGACAATTCTCCGCAGTCCTTTGCCAAAATGCAAAAAAGGATCGGGAGGAAAACCGTCTCGCAGAAAATGATGAAGGAATATCCCGTAACATTTCTTGTTTTTGATATTCTTGAGCTGTCAGGTCAGGATATAAGAAGCATAAAACTCGCAGAAAGAAGAGAAAAACTTGAGGTACTTCTTAAGGGGGGTGGTTCAGGCAGGCTTATTCTTTCACCGTCGATTCAATTTTCTGATTTTGAAGAACTGGAGGAAATTCGTTCCCGTTCCCGTGAAAGATCGTTTGAAGGGGTGATGTTGAAACGGTTAGATTCCGTTTATCAGACAGGCAGAAAAAGAGGTGACTGGTGGAAATGGAAAGTTGATCCCTGGACTGTAGATGCCGTCTTGCTCTATGCCCAGGCGGGTCACGGAAGGCGGGCAGGGCTTTTTACCGACTACACCTTTGCAGTTTGGGATCACGGGAGGCTGGTTCCGTTTGCAAAAGCATATTCGGGACTCACAGATGAGGAAATTGTTGAAGTTGACAGATTTGTGAAGCAAAATACTATCGAAAAATTTGGTCCTGTCAGGTCAGTCACTCCAAAACTTGTTTTTGAGATAGCATTTGAAGGGATTCAACTTTCGAGCCGTCACAAATGTGGGGTAGCTGTCAGGTTTCCCAGAATAAAAAGGTGGAGGAAGGATCTCTCGATAAAAGATGCGGATTCCCTTGATCAATTAAAAAAAATTGTAACTCCGGGAACTATGTAG
- a CDS encoding PTS sugar transporter subunit IIA, with the protein MKLSDLLKKEFIIPELSGNTKEEVINQMVDLFAEDPRVNDLEKVRTSVFEREKIISTGIGKNFALPHGKTDAITEILCAFGKASHPVEYNAHDGQPVHLVFLLVGKENLVSLHIKLLSRISRMMTKDEFRRKLMEAKTSDEIMNIFNTEEETYYENL; encoded by the coding sequence ACTCTCAGGTAACACAAAAGAAGAAGTTATTAACCAAATGGTGGATCTTTTTGCTGAAGATCCTCGTGTAAACGATCTCGAAAAAGTAAGAACTTCAGTTTTTGAGAGAGAGAAAATAATATCAACGGGAATTGGCAAAAACTTTGCACTTCCTCACGGCAAGACAGACGCAATAACGGAGATTCTCTGTGCATTTGGCAAGGCTTCGCACCCTGTGGAGTATAATGCGCACGATGGTCAGCCCGTTCACCTTGTTTTTCTTCTCGTGGGGAAGGAAAATCTCGTCAGCCTTCACATCAAACTTCTTAGCAGGATATCAAGGATGATGACCAAGGATGAGTTCCGTCGTAAACTGATGGAAGCCAAAACTTCTGACGAAATAATGAACATCTTCAATACCGAAGAAGAAACCTACTACGAAAACCTGTAA